The Solanum pennellii chromosome 11, SPENNV200 genome contains a region encoding:
- the LOC114074724 gene encoding uncharacterized protein LOC114074724, with protein sequence MLPYALLGYRTTIRTSTGATPYLLVYGTEAVIPAEVEIPSLRIIQEAELSNAEWVRKIIDQLTLIDEKRMVVVCHCQLYRQRMIHAFHRSVRSRVFKVGQLVLKCIFLIKTNTKENSRRICKDPTWLARYYPEVLSSCQRWMALHGRNQLT encoded by the coding sequence atgTTACCATATGCTTTATTGGGTTATCGAACGACTATTAGAACATCGACTGGAGCTACTCCGTACTTACTAGTATATGGAACAGAGGCAGTCATACCTGCCGAAGTTGAGATACCGTCattgagaatcatccaagaagctgagttGAGTAACGCTGAATGGGTTAGGAAGATAATCGATCAGTTAACTTTGATTGacgagaagagaatggttgttGTTTGTCATTGTCAGTTGTATCGACAGAGAATGATTCATGCTTTTCATAGGAGCGTAAGATCCAGAGTTTTCAAAGTTGGTCAGTTGGTCCTTAAGTGCattttcctcatcaagacgaATACAAAGGAAAATTCGCGCCGAATTTGCAAGGACCCTACATGGCTTGCAAGGTATTATCCGGAGGTGCTTTCGTCTTGT